In the genome of Polaribacter sp. MED152, one region contains:
- a CDS encoding chondroitinase-B domain-containing protein, with amino-acid sequence MISNKKFFPIIFLSLFWSISINAQLVSTNAELETAISNANAGSEIILKDGSYNNVFVNINKNGTNSSPIVVKAQNPGSVFLTGNSRVYMRGTYITVSGLIFQNPSNLIENGNTIEPVFELNQCDNCTVTNNKIDAYNGTDAQKTLKFKWVYIIDGQYNEISHNSFIGKYGVGSIINDNRSNSNEDYLKIHHNYFADRVPVDNDINGLNDQDAIRIGTSTTSLSDSYSEVYDNYFYNWSGEVEIISNKSGKNKYYNNTFRDYQGTLTLRHGNGCEVFNNYFFANNNSFTGGIRIIGEDHKVYNNYIEGINSFKPTGSSSNVTGGINVMNGVTNSALNQYYQVKNAQVVNNTFVNCDYAIRIGTSLGGTEEPVNLTVANNIMYNTSINAYQINTTPSGNFVSEGNLTNLSNSDMVDDGNFHRIKAGSAPIDASIGAYSFVTEDVLGGTRDAIVDAGAEEFGANGSKLPYIADDVGVKIGFLSSPSPFLNTSTNELNFSISGGNLNFDVSANVNWTISENADWLSLNVSDGVNSQTVAATTTNNTTGSIRSAIITISEVGGTLNQTINVSQSDGTFSANDAVVLTGITVTGVGTQEGGINIPENTLDGDDSTRWSANSSNGSAYLTYNLYCKKTVTSVKIYFHKGDSRTSSFKIATSVDGTNFTDVTGILTSSGTTVGFEDFDFSPFQEVQFIRIFGYGNSEGSGWNSYEEVQIFGNDSCASLSLEDINLVDNQVQYYPNPTSNLLQITANKEIGTIEVFDIKGKRILSKKITSNQGTLNVTPLAKGIYFIKRNSISTKFIKE; translated from the coding sequence ATGATATCAAATAAAAAGTTTTTTCCTATAATTTTTCTTTCTCTATTTTGGTCAATTTCAATAAATGCGCAATTGGTTTCTACAAATGCTGAGTTGGAAACTGCAATTTCTAATGCCAATGCAGGTTCAGAAATTATTTTAAAAGATGGTAGTTACAACAATGTATTTGTAAATATTAATAAAAACGGAACCAACTCTTCACCTATTGTTGTTAAAGCTCAGAATCCAGGTTCTGTTTTTTTAACAGGTAATTCTCGTGTTTACATGAGAGGAACTTACATTACAGTTTCTGGTTTAATCTTCCAAAATCCATCAAATTTAATAGAAAATGGAAATACAATTGAACCCGTTTTTGAATTAAATCAATGTGACAATTGTACAGTAACAAACAATAAGATTGATGCTTATAATGGCACAGATGCTCAAAAAACATTAAAGTTTAAATGGGTTTACATCATTGATGGTCAGTACAACGAAATTTCGCACAATTCTTTTATTGGTAAATATGGTGTTGGCAGTATTATAAATGACAATAGAAGTAATTCAAATGAAGATTATTTAAAAATTCATCATAATTATTTTGCAGATAGAGTACCTGTAGATAATGATATTAACGGGTTAAATGATCAAGATGCTATTCGAATTGGAACTAGTACCACTTCTTTATCAGATTCCTATTCAGAAGTTTATGATAATTATTTCTACAATTGGTCTGGAGAGGTAGAAATTATATCTAACAAGAGCGGAAAAAACAAATATTACAACAATACTTTTAGAGATTATCAAGGAACGTTAACCTTAAGGCATGGAAATGGCTGTGAAGTTTTTAACAATTATTTCTTTGCAAATAATAACTCATTTACAGGAGGTATAAGAATTATTGGAGAAGATCATAAGGTATATAACAATTACATAGAAGGTATTAACTCTTTTAAACCAACTGGCTCATCTTCTAATGTAACAGGTGGTATAAATGTAATGAATGGTGTTACAAACTCAGCATTAAACCAGTATTATCAGGTAAAAAATGCTCAAGTTGTAAATAACACCTTTGTAAACTGTGATTATGCTATAAGAATTGGAACCTCTTTAGGAGGTACAGAAGAACCAGTTAATTTAACGGTTGCCAATAATATTATGTACAATACAAGTATAAATGCATATCAAATTAATACAACTCCATCAGGGAATTTTGTTTCTGAAGGCAACTTAACCAATTTGTCTAATTCAGATATGGTTGATGATGGTAATTTTCATAGGATAAAAGCTGGTAGTGCTCCTATTGATGCAAGTATTGGCGCTTATTCATTTGTAACTGAAGACGTTTTGGGTGGTACAAGAGACGCCATTGTTGATGCTGGTGCAGAAGAGTTTGGTGCTAATGGATCTAAATTACCATATATAGCAGATGATGTTGGTGTAAAAATTGGCTTTTTATCTTCTCCTTCACCATTTTTAAATACTTCTACAAATGAATTGAATTTTTCAATTTCTGGAGGAAATCTAAATTTTGACGTAAGTGCGAATGTAAATTGGACCATTTCAGAAAATGCAGATTGGTTATCTTTAAACGTTAGTGATGGTGTCAATTCACAAACGGTTGCAGCTACCACAACAAATAATACAACTGGTTCAATAAGATCTGCAATTATCACCATTTCTGAAGTTGGTGGTACTTTAAATCAAACAATTAATGTCTCACAATCTGATGGTACTTTTAGTGCAAATGATGCTGTTGTACTTACAGGGATTACAGTTACAGGTGTTGGTACACAAGAAGGTGGAATTAATATTCCAGAAAACACTTTAGATGGAGATGATTCTACAAGATGGTCTGCAAATTCATCTAATGGTTCTGCATATTTGACCTATAATTTATATTGTAAAAAAACAGTAACTAGTGTAAAAATTTACTTTCATAAAGGCGATTCAAGAACATCTTCTTTTAAAATTGCAACTTCTGTTGATGGTACAAATTTTACAGATGTTACAGGGATACTTACAAGTTCAGGAACCACAGTAGGTTTTGAAGATTTCGATTTTTCACCTTTTCAAGAAGTACAATTTATTCGAATTTTTGGTTATGGCAACTCAGAAGGTAGTGGTTGGAATAGTTATGAAGAGGTTCAAATTTTTGGTAATGATTCTTGTGCTTCACTTTCATTGGAAGACATTAATTTGGTCGATAATCAGGTTCAATATTATCCAAACCCAACCTCGAATTTGTTACAAATTACGGCGAATAAAGAAATCGGAACAATAGAGGTTTTTGATATAAAGGGTAAAAGAATTCTAAGTAAAAAAATTACTTCAAATCAAGGAACTTTAAATGTAACACCATTAGCCAAAGGCATATATTTTATCAAACGAAATTCAATTTCTACCAAATTTATCAAAGAATAA
- a CDS encoding FAD-binding oxidoreductase codes for MNYSYWELKEWFSNIDFTIVGSGIVGLNCAISLKRKHPNAKILVLEKGTLPQGASTKNAGFACFGSLSELIDDLSSHTKEEVYNLVYKRWKGLQFLRENLGDNAIDFQQKKGFELSDSEGFFEKCITQKDKINALLQPIFKADVFTTCDNTFKFQNIYSKYIVNNFEGQLDTGKMMSQMLLKAQKLGVKILNSICVEDYKENSTNVIVKTNRLDFYTNKLLFATNGFSNKLIQENIKPARAQVLITKPIQNLHIQGTFHLDKGYYYFRNINNRILFGGGRNLDFKTEETTEFGKTKIIQNELEKILKETILPNTAFEIEHRWSGIMGVGNQKKAIVKQISNHVFCGIRLGGMGVAIGSLIGKELAELLD; via the coding sequence ATGAATTATAGTTATTGGGAGTTAAAAGAATGGTTTTCTAACATCGATTTTACAATTGTTGGTAGTGGAATTGTGGGTTTAAATTGCGCAATTTCCTTAAAAAGAAAGCACCCAAATGCTAAAATTTTAGTTTTAGAAAAAGGCACTTTACCTCAAGGAGCAAGTACTAAAAATGCTGGTTTTGCTTGTTTTGGTAGCCTATCTGAATTAATAGATGATTTAAGTTCTCATACAAAAGAAGAGGTTTATAATTTGGTTTATAAACGTTGGAAAGGATTGCAATTTTTAAGAGAAAATTTAGGCGATAATGCAATTGACTTTCAGCAAAAAAAGGGCTTTGAATTATCCGATTCTGAAGGTTTTTTTGAAAAGTGTATAACCCAAAAAGATAAAATAAACGCGCTGTTACAACCGATTTTTAAAGCTGATGTTTTTACAACTTGTGATAATACTTTTAAGTTTCAAAATATATATTCAAAGTACATTGTAAACAATTTTGAAGGTCAATTAGACACAGGTAAAATGATGTCTCAAATGCTGCTAAAAGCACAAAAACTAGGTGTTAAAATTTTAAATTCTATTTGTGTTGAAGATTATAAAGAAAACTCCACTAATGTTATTGTAAAAACCAACAGATTAGATTTTTACACAAATAAATTGCTATTTGCTACTAACGGATTTTCTAATAAATTAATACAAGAAAATATAAAGCCAGCCAGAGCACAAGTACTGATTACAAAGCCAATTCAAAATTTACATATTCAGGGTACTTTTCATTTAGACAAAGGCTATTATTATTTTAGAAATATTAATAATAGAATTCTTTTTGGTGGAGGTAGAAATTTAGATTTTAAAACAGAAGAAACAACAGAGTTTGGTAAAACCAAAATTATTCAAAATGAACTTGAAAAAATTTTAAAAGAAACTATTTTGCCAAATACAGCTTTTGAAATAGAACATAGATGGAGTGGAATTATGGGTGTTGGAAATCAAAAAAAGGCTATAGTTAAACAAATATCTAACCATGTTTTCTGTGGTATTCGTTTAGGAGGAATGGGTGTTGCAATAGGTAGTTTAATAGGTAAAGAATTAGCAGAACTACTTGATTAA
- a CDS encoding GNAT family N-acetyltransferase: MKIVRTNSEHKDFINLVKELDAYLKITDQDEHDFYNQFNNIDVIKYVVIAYYKEQPVGCGAIKYFNENSLEVKRMFVIPEARGKGFAKEILQELEDWAKELGYKNCILETGKRQVEAVRFYHKCKYKLIPNYGQYANMKNSICFKKVL, encoded by the coding sequence ATGAAAATAGTAAGAACCAATTCAGAACATAAAGATTTTATCAACTTGGTAAAAGAGTTAGATGCTTATTTAAAAATTACAGATCAAGATGAGCATGATTTTTACAATCAATTTAATAATATTGATGTAATTAAATATGTGGTTATTGCTTATTACAAAGAGCAACCTGTAGGTTGTGGAGCTATTAAATATTTCAATGAAAATTCTTTAGAAGTAAAAAGAATGTTTGTAATTCCAGAAGCTAGAGGAAAAGGTTTTGCAAAAGAAATTTTGCAAGAGTTAGAAGATTGGGCAAAAGAATTGGGCTACAAAAATTGTATTTTAGAAACAGGTAAAAGACAAGTAGAGGCTGTAAGATTTTATCATAAATGTAAATACAAATTAATACCTAATTACGGGCAATATGCGAATATGAAAAATAGTATTTGCTTTAAAAAAGTATTGTAG
- the dinB gene encoding DNA polymerase IV: MILQPPFRKIIHVDMDAYYASVAELDNPELRGKAIAVGGGGDRGVVSAASYEARKFGVKSAMSNVLAKQKCPHIIFVKSDFARYKELSAQIREIFFEYTDLVEPLSLDEAYLDVTNNKKNNPSANEIAREIRQKIYDKTGLRASAGISINKFIAKVASDINKPNGQKTIHPEEVIQFLEELPVNKFYGVGKVTAAKMYNLGIFVGNDLKKRSLEELTQLFGKSGLHYYNIVRGIHKSEVKPNRIRKSVGAERTFRENISSEIYMLDKLNDIADEIEKRMHKSNTKGKTITLKIKYSDFTQQTRSKTVGQFISKKKEFFPVVKELLYQEKLENSVRLLGLSFSNLNNNIQEPVWVQLQFDF, encoded by the coding sequence ATGATATTGCAACCTCCTTTTCGAAAAATAATTCATGTAGACATGGATGCTTATTATGCATCTGTAGCTGAATTAGATAACCCAGAATTAAGAGGTAAAGCTATAGCTGTTGGTGGTGGAGGTGATAGAGGTGTAGTTTCTGCAGCAAGTTACGAAGCAAGAAAGTTTGGTGTTAAATCTGCCATGAGCAATGTGCTTGCAAAGCAAAAATGCCCTCATATTATTTTTGTGAAATCAGATTTTGCAAGATATAAAGAGCTGTCTGCTCAAATTAGAGAAATCTTTTTTGAATATACAGATTTGGTAGAGCCACTGTCTTTAGATGAAGCTTATTTAGATGTTACCAACAACAAAAAAAACAATCCGTCTGCAAATGAAATTGCTAGAGAAATTCGTCAAAAAATTTACGATAAAACTGGTTTAAGAGCTTCAGCAGGTATTTCTATCAATAAATTTATTGCAAAAGTAGCTTCAGATATCAACAAGCCAAATGGTCAAAAAACCATTCATCCAGAAGAAGTTATTCAGTTTTTAGAAGAACTTCCTGTAAATAAGTTTTATGGTGTTGGTAAAGTTACAGCTGCAAAAATGTACAACCTAGGTATTTTTGTTGGTAATGATTTAAAAAAAAGATCTTTAGAAGAGTTAACGCAGTTGTTTGGTAAATCTGGGTTACATTATTACAACATAGTTAGAGGTATACATAAAAGTGAGGTAAAACCCAACAGAATACGTAAATCTGTGGGTGCAGAAAGAACTTTTAGGGAAAATATTTCATCAGAAATTTACATGTTAGATAAGTTGAATGATATAGCAGATGAGATTGAGAAACGTATGCATAAGAGCAATACAAAAGGTAAAACGATTACTTTAAAAATTAAGTATTCAGATTTTACACAACAAACCAGAAGTAAAACTGTTGGGCAATTTATAAGTAAGAAAAAAGAGTTTTTTCCTGTTGTAAAAGAGTTGCTTTATCAAGAAAAATTAGAAAATTCGGTACGTCTTTTAGGGTTGTCTTTCAGTAATTTGAACAATAATATACAAGAGCCAGTTTGGGTGCAATTGCAATTTGATTTTTAA
- a CDS encoding S9 family peptidase, with translation MIVEKNLIVDGKHSKPIVTDVFYQKTNQPKKVVIFCHGYKGFKDWGAWNLMAETFAKAGFFFIKFNFSHNGGTPENPIDFPDLEAFGNNNYTKELDDLESILDWISTNSNYNNEVNLDDITIIGHSRGGGIVLLKANEDHRVKRVITLAAVSDFGSRSSTIGDLKKWKKEGVKYVLNGRTKQQMPHFYQFYENFKANESRLNIQQGVRNLKIPLLIIHGDQDSSIDIKEAHQIHSWKPNSDLKIINNANHVFNVSHPWQKEELSKELAEVTQLSIDFLT, from the coding sequence ATGATTGTAGAAAAAAATCTTATTGTTGATGGTAAACACAGCAAACCAATAGTAACAGATGTTTTTTATCAGAAAACGAATCAACCTAAAAAAGTAGTTATTTTTTGTCATGGATATAAAGGTTTTAAAGATTGGGGAGCTTGGAATTTAATGGCGGAAACTTTTGCAAAAGCAGGTTTCTTTTTTATAAAATTCAACTTTTCACATAATGGAGGTACTCCAGAAAACCCAATCGATTTTCCAGATTTGGAGGCTTTTGGAAATAACAACTACACCAAAGAGTTAGACGATTTAGAAAGTATTTTAGATTGGATTTCTACAAACTCTAATTACAATAATGAAGTAAATTTAGATGATATTACCATTATTGGTCATAGTAGAGGTGGAGGAATTGTATTACTTAAGGCCAATGAAGATCATAGAGTAAAACGAGTAATTACACTTGCTGCTGTATCAGATTTTGGCTCTAGAAGTTCTACTATTGGCGATTTAAAAAAGTGGAAAAAAGAGGGCGTAAAATATGTTCTTAATGGCAGAACCAAGCAACAAATGCCACACTTTTATCAATTTTATGAAAACTTTAAAGCCAATGAGTCTCGATTAAATATTCAACAGGGGGTTCGAAATTTAAAGATTCCATTATTAATTATTCATGGTGATCAAGATAGTTCTATAGATATTAAAGAAGCACATCAAATTCATAGCTGGAAACCCAATAGTGATTTAAAAATTATAAACAATGCCAACCATGTTTTTAATGTTTCTCATCCTTGGCAAAAGGAAGAGCTTTCTAAAGAGCTCGCAGAAGTAACACAATTAAGTATTGATTTTTTAACATAG
- a CDS encoding LysE family translocator, whose protein sequence is MNILSCIFFGFIIASMGSITPSFLNLTVVKFSLRNGVKSALYLIGGYATVLFFQANIGAYLSSVLMENSEYITLIQKIGTGILFLLSINFFRIYFSKKEKKKSGEIPKSKAYLHGILMSSLNTMAIPFYFTFISILIGIDYFEYNMYNALYFSIGSTIGSFTLYTLYAILSKRIEHKLTYIASKMDFILGALTGILAIGNAIYLLS, encoded by the coding sequence ATGAACATTCTATCCTGTATTTTCTTTGGATTTATAATTGCTTCTATGGGTAGTATAACTCCAAGCTTTTTAAACCTAACTGTAGTTAAATTCAGTTTAAGAAATGGGGTAAAGTCTGCTTTATACTTAATTGGTGGTTATGCAACTGTATTGTTTTTTCAAGCAAATATTGGCGCTTATTTGTCTAGTGTTTTAATGGAAAACTCAGAGTATATCACCTTAATTCAAAAAATAGGAACAGGTATCTTGTTTTTACTTTCTATCAATTTTTTCAGAATTTATTTTTCTAAAAAAGAAAAAAAGAAATCGGGTGAAATACCAAAATCTAAAGCTTATTTGCATGGTATTTTAATGTCATCATTAAACACAATGGCTATTCCTTTTTATTTTACATTTATTTCTATTTTAATTGGGATCGATTATTTTGAGTACAACATGTATAATGCATTGTACTTTTCTATAGGTTCTACAATTGGGTCTTTTACGTTGTATACTTTATATGCAATTCTATCAAAAAGAATTGAACACAAACTTACTTATATAGCCAGTAAAATGGATTTTATTTTAGGTGCATTAACAGGTATTTTAGCCATTGGGAATGCCATATATTTATTGTCCTAA
- the gdhA gene encoding NADP-specific glutamate dehydrogenase — protein MELKINEFMDMVKSRNNHEPEFLQAVQEVAETVIPYIVNHDIYHGKNILLRMVEPERLISFRVSWVDDDGEIQVNRGYRIQMNSAIGPYKGGLRFHPTVNASILKFLAFEQVFKNSLTTLPMGGGKGGSDFDPKGKSDNEIMRFCHAFMSELFRHIGPNTDVPAGDIGVGAREIGFMFGMYKKLKNEFTGVLTGKGQSWGGSLIRPEATGYGNVYFADNMLKRKGDSFEGKKVVISGSGNVAQYAAEKAIELGATILTLSDSGGYIFDEAGIDTEKLKHVMYIKNEKRGRISEYVDKYPDAKYVEGERPWSVKCDIALPCATQNELNGDEAKTLIENGCMCVSEGANMPSTPEAIHEFTKSKILFAPGKASNAGGVATSGLEMSQNSLRISWSREEVDSRLKDIMEDIHDSCVEYGEQEDGSIDYIKGANIAGFVKVADAMLAQGVI, from the coding sequence ATAGAGTTAAAAATAAATGAGTTTATGGATATGGTTAAATCAAGAAATAACCATGAGCCAGAATTCTTACAAGCTGTTCAAGAAGTAGCAGAAACTGTAATACCATATATTGTAAATCATGATATTTATCATGGTAAAAATATTTTACTTAGAATGGTAGAGCCTGAGCGTTTAATATCATTTAGAGTTTCTTGGGTAGATGATGATGGAGAAATACAAGTAAATAGAGGATATAGAATTCAAATGAATTCTGCTATTGGACCTTATAAAGGTGGGTTACGTTTTCACCCAACTGTAAACGCAAGTATATTAAAGTTTTTAGCCTTTGAACAAGTGTTTAAAAACTCATTAACTACATTACCTATGGGTGGTGGAAAAGGTGGTTCTGATTTTGATCCTAAGGGAAAATCAGATAATGAAATTATGCGTTTTTGCCACGCTTTTATGAGCGAATTATTCAGACATATTGGCCCTAATACAGATGTTCCTGCAGGAGATATTGGTGTAGGTGCAAGAGAAATTGGGTTTATGTTTGGTATGTATAAAAAACTAAAGAACGAATTTACAGGTGTTTTAACTGGTAAAGGACAATCTTGGGGAGGTTCTTTAATTAGACCAGAAGCAACAGGGTATGGTAACGTATACTTTGCAGACAATATGTTAAAGCGCAAAGGAGATTCTTTTGAAGGTAAAAAAGTAGTTATTTCTGGTTCTGGAAACGTTGCACAATATGCTGCAGAAAAAGCCATTGAATTAGGTGCTACAATTTTAACTTTATCTGATTCTGGAGGATATATTTTTGATGAAGCTGGTATTGATACAGAAAAACTAAAACACGTAATGTATATTAAAAATGAAAAACGTGGTAGAATTAGTGAGTATGTAGATAAATATCCAGATGCTAAATACGTAGAAGGAGAAAGACCTTGGTCTGTAAAATGCGACATTGCATTACCTTGTGCAACTCAAAATGAATTGAATGGAGATGAAGCAAAAACATTAATCGAAAACGGATGTATGTGTGTTTCTGAAGGTGCAAATATGCCTTCTACACCAGAAGCAATTCATGAGTTTACAAAATCTAAAATTTTATTTGCTCCTGGTAAAGCTTCTAATGCTGGTGGTGTTGCAACTTCTGGTTTAGAAATGTCTCAAAACTCACTAAGAATTTCTTGGTCTAGAGAAGAGGTAGATAGCAGATTAAAAGATATTATGGAAGATATTCATGATTCTTGTGTGGAATATGGAGAGCAAGAAGATGGATCTATAGATTACATTAAAGGAGCAAATATTGCAGGTTTCGTAAAAGTAGCAGATGCAATGTTAGCGCAAGGTGTTATCTAA
- the pheS gene encoding phenylalanine--tRNA ligase subunit alpha, producing MLDKVKELIGEVQSFKATTKDEVESFRIKYLGSKGLLKDLFSEFKNVDAELRKDFGQALNNLKKSAESKVAELNDALESAVEEKGVYGDLTRPSEPIELGSRHPISLVRNQIIEVFNRIGFTVSEGPEIEDDWHNFTALNLPEYHPARDMQDTFFIEQDPDILLRTHTSSVQVRYMENNEPPIRTISPGRVFRNEDISARAHCIFHQVEGLYIDTDVSFADLKQTLLYFTKEMFGKSKIRLRPSYFPFTEPSAEVDIYWGLETETDYRITKGTGWLEIMGCGMVDPNVLKNANIDPTKYSGYAFGMGIERIAMLLYQIPDIRMFYENDKRFLEQFKSII from the coding sequence ATGTTAGATAAAGTAAAGGAATTAATTGGTGAAGTGCAATCTTTTAAGGCAACCACCAAAGACGAAGTTGAGTCATTTAGAATTAAATATTTAGGAAGCAAAGGTTTGTTAAAAGATCTTTTTTCTGAATTTAAAAATGTAGATGCTGAATTGCGTAAAGATTTTGGACAAGCATTAAACAACCTAAAAAAATCTGCAGAAAGCAAAGTTGCTGAACTAAATGATGCTTTAGAAAGTGCTGTTGAAGAAAAAGGCGTTTATGGAGATTTAACAAGACCATCTGAACCAATTGAGTTGGGTTCACGTCATCCAATATCATTGGTTAGAAATCAAATTATTGAAGTTTTTAATAGAATTGGTTTTACAGTTTCTGAAGGGCCAGAAATTGAAGACGATTGGCATAACTTTACTGCCTTAAATTTACCTGAATATCACCCTGCAAGAGATATGCAAGACACGTTCTTTATAGAACAAGATCCAGATATTTTACTACGTACACACACTTCCTCTGTGCAAGTGCGCTACATGGAAAATAATGAGCCACCTATTAGAACTATTTCTCCAGGAAGAGTATTCAGAAATGAAGATATTTCTGCTAGAGCACACTGTATTTTTCATCAAGTAGAAGGTTTGTATATTGATACTGATGTTTCTTTTGCAGATTTAAAACAAACGCTTTTATACTTTACAAAAGAGATGTTTGGGAAATCTAAAATTAGATTAAGACCTTCTTACTTTCCGTTTACAGAGCCAAGTGCAGAAGTTGATATTTATTGGGGATTAGAAACTGAAACCGATTACAGAATTACAAAAGGTACTGGTTGGTTAGAAATTATGGGTTGTGGAATGGTAGACCCAAATGTGTTGAAAAACGCAAACATAGATCCTACTAAATATTCTGGTTACGCGTTTGGAATGGGTATAGAACGTATTGCAATGTTGTTATATCAAATACCAGATATTAGAATGTTTTATGAAAACGATAAACGTTTCTTAGAGCAATTTAAGAGTATAATTTAA
- a CDS encoding Na+/H+ antiporter NhaC family protein, giving the protein MEYGFLSVIPPIVAIILALRTKQVYIALLFGIWFSWLIVKGWNPLEGTLAMIEGMVNVFQSKGNTRTIIFSALVGSLLVFIQYSRGVEGFINIINKRLVKLENKKSGYARIMVQILATFTGLLLFVETSISSLTVGTLYRPIFDKLKIPREKLAYIADSSSAPSSILIPFNAWGAFIMGLLLTQGIDKPFSVMIASIKYNFYPLLAIGILFFIILSRKDFGLMKKAEKRTKETGLLMNEGSKPMVSDEVTSFPPKENIPARAYNMIVPLLVMVFMMPINLIYTGWNNVENYTSTFDHIKQAIGEGSGSSSVLYAVISAILVAITMYFIQGILKPKEAVNLTLKGISELMPLALLMLLAFAIGDACKVLDTGNYVANITESWLSPELLPAVVFVVSSFIAFSTGTSWGTFAIMLAISVPMANIHGADITIVVAATLGGGIFGDHCSPISDTSIISSMASASDHIDHVKTQLPYALVGGAITTILYLIIGFTS; this is encoded by the coding sequence ATGGAGTATGGTTTCTTGTCTGTGATACCACCAATTGTTGCAATTATTTTAGCGTTAAGAACCAAGCAAGTGTATATCGCTTTGCTTTTTGGAATTTGGTTTTCTTGGCTAATTGTAAAAGGATGGAATCCTTTAGAAGGAACTTTAGCTATGATTGAAGGAATGGTTAATGTTTTTCAATCTAAAGGAAACACAAGAACCATCATTTTTAGTGCTTTAGTGGGTTCTTTATTGGTATTTATTCAATATTCAAGAGGTGTAGAAGGTTTTATAAATATCATCAATAAAAGACTGGTAAAGCTAGAGAATAAGAAATCTGGTTATGCCAGAATTATGGTTCAAATTTTAGCAACTTTTACAGGATTGTTGCTTTTTGTAGAAACAAGTATTTCTTCTTTAACTGTAGGTACTTTATACAGGCCTATTTTTGATAAATTAAAAATACCAAGAGAAAAACTAGCTTACATTGCAGATAGTAGTTCTGCACCATCATCTATATTAATACCTTTTAATGCTTGGGGTGCATTTATAATGGGTTTGTTATTAACACAGGGAATTGATAAACCATTTTCTGTAATGATTGCTTCTATCAAATATAACTTTTATCCACTTTTAGCAATCGGAATTTTATTCTTTATCATCTTATCTAGAAAAGATTTTGGATTGATGAAAAAAGCCGAAAAAAGAACCAAAGAAACAGGTTTGTTAATGAATGAAGGTTCTAAACCTATGGTTTCTGATGAGGTAACATCTTTTCCACCAAAAGAGAATATTCCTGCAAGAGCTTATAATATGATTGTTCCTTTATTGGTAATGGTTTTTATGATGCCTATTAATTTGATTTATACTGGCTGGAATAATGTAGAAAACTACACATCTACTTTTGATCATATAAAACAAGCTATTGGAGAGGGCTCAGGATCATCTTCTGTGCTATATGCAGTAATATCTGCAATTTTGGTGGCAATTACCATGTATTTTATTCAAGGTATTTTAAAGCCAAAAGAAGCTGTAAACTTAACCCTTAAAGGTATAAGCGAATTAATGCCTTTAGCTCTGTTAATGTTGTTGGCTTTTGCTATTGGTGATGCTTGTAAAGTGTTAGATACAGGTAATTATGTTGCCAATATTACAGAAAGTTGGTTGTCTCCAGAGTTATTACCAGCTGTAGTTTTTGTGGTGAGTTCTTTTATTGCATTTTCTACAGGAACTTCTTGGGGTACCTTTGCTATTATGTTAGCTATTTCTGTGCCAATGGCTAATATTCATGGAGCAGATATTACGATTGTTGTAGCTGCAACTTTAGGAGGTGGAATTTTTGGAGACCATTGTTCACCAATTTCAGATACTTCAATTATATCATCAATGGCTTCTGCAAGCGATCATATAGATCACGTAAAAACACAATTGCCTTATGCTTTAGTGGGTGGTGCAATTACCACCATTTTATATTTAATAATTGGATTTACGAGTTAA